The Microcoleus sp. AS-A8 genome contains a region encoding:
- a CDS encoding glycosyltransferase: MKKLDYALIVYPLSQDFRNHFEKSVGSTPTYLNLPELRRLPLPELIRTLRSLNANYLFLPIEDVNSRVILPILEAIAAVSDARRIEVVHPDLKRDRISRGKASLSMLALAGASVATQVAMLECKRELAQLVKQARICVSPHPVQHLLYLNANLWFGVKAGGSVGHIAGVVNALMEQNYTVDFASVGEGVMLNPGVNLQLLQPPKAFSMPAELNYYRFQRMVVEQLRRFASQKHYSFIYQRLSIANYAGVVLSREMKLPLVLEYNGSEAWVAKNWGRPLKYHDLAVLVEEVCLKHAHLIVTVSDVLRDELIQRGVERDRIVFYPNCIDPNVFDPGRFSQEDCDRLRQDYGIAKDAIVATFIGTFGQWHGVEVLAAAIRQMIDNNSEWLRERKLHFLLIGDGLKMPKVREILTGETYAPFVTLTGLVKQEEAPAYLAASDILLSPHLPNGDGSRFFGSPTKLFEYMVMGKAILASELEQIGQVLQNSLRVGHLPFNAPNGDETELAVLAPPGDRQALIDGILFLVENAEWRVSLGQNARAEALSHYTWSHHVKTIIEGLNNQFQETIKNANH, from the coding sequence ATGAAAAAGCTAGATTATGCCTTGATAGTTTATCCATTGTCCCAAGATTTTCGGAATCATTTTGAAAAGTCAGTTGGCTCTACACCGACGTATCTTAATCTACCTGAACTTCGTCGCTTGCCCTTGCCTGAATTAATTCGTACCCTTCGTTCTTTGAATGCAAACTATCTTTTTCTACCGATTGAGGATGTTAACAGTCGGGTCATTCTTCCTATTTTGGAAGCGATCGCAGCGGTTTCAGATGCCCGCAGGATCGAGGTGGTTCATCCTGACTTAAAACGCGATCGCATATCTCGTGGCAAAGCGAGTCTCTCGATGCTGGCACTGGCTGGTGCCTCGGTGGCAACCCAAGTAGCGATGCTTGAGTGTAAGCGTGAATTGGCACAGCTGGTTAAGCAAGCGCGTATCTGTGTATCCCCTCACCCTGTTCAACATTTACTGTATTTAAATGCCAATCTCTGGTTTGGTGTGAAGGCTGGAGGTTCGGTTGGGCATATTGCAGGTGTGGTTAACGCCCTGATGGAACAAAATTATACGGTTGATTTTGCTTCAGTGGGGGAGGGTGTGATGCTCAATCCAGGGGTTAACCTTCAGTTACTTCAACCCCCGAAAGCTTTTAGTATGCCCGCTGAACTCAACTACTACCGCTTTCAGCGTATGGTAGTAGAGCAACTTCGCCGCTTTGCCTCTCAAAAACACTATTCGTTTATTTACCAAAGATTGTCCATCGCCAACTATGCCGGGGTGGTGCTGTCGCGTGAAATGAAACTACCTTTAGTTCTGGAATACAACGGTTCTGAAGCTTGGGTGGCGAAAAACTGGGGACGACCTTTAAAGTATCATGACCTTGCGGTTCTGGTTGAGGAAGTCTGCCTCAAGCACGCTCATTTGATAGTTACGGTTTCCGACGTATTGCGCGATGAGTTAATCCAAAGAGGGGTTGAGCGCGATCGCATTGTCTTCTACCCTAACTGTATCGATCCCAACGTTTTCGATCCGGGGCGTTTCAGCCAGGAGGACTGCGATCGATTGCGTCAGGATTATGGGATTGCCAAGGATGCGATAGTCGCCACTTTTATTGGAACATTTGGGCAGTGGCATGGTGTAGAGGTATTAGCTGCCGCTATTCGCCAAATGATTGACAATAATTCAGAGTGGTTGCGAGAACGAAAACTGCATTTTTTACTCATCGGCGATGGGTTAAAAATGCCTAAGGTACGAGAAATACTGACTGGAGAAACTTATGCACCGTTTGTCACTCTCACAGGTTTAGTGAAACAAGAAGAAGCCCCCGCTTATTTAGCGGCATCCGATATTCTCTTATCTCCCCATTTACCCAATGGTGATGGCAGTCGTTTCTTTGGTTCACCGACGAAATTGTTTGAATATATGGTAATGGGGAAAGCTATTTTAGCGTCAGAGTTGGAACAAATTGGTCAAGTTTTGCAAAATAGTCTTCGTGTCGGTCACTTACCTTTTAATGCGCCGAACGGAGATGAAACAGAATTAGCTGTCTTAGCACCACCTGGAGATAGACAAGCTTTAATTGATGGCATTCTTTTTCTGGTTGAAAATGCCGAATGGAGGGTTTCGCTAGGTCAAAATGCTAGAGCTGAAGCACTATCTCATTATACCTGGAGTCATCATGTCAAAACAATTATTGAAGGCTTAAACAACCAATTTCAAGAAACTATAAAAAATGCCAATCATTAA
- a CDS encoding bi-domain-containing oxidoreductase, producing the protein MKQILQSLSTGSTEVVDVPCPKVKFGHLLIGTRTSLVSAGTERMLVEFGKANLLDKARQQPEKVRMVLDKIKTDGLIPTLEAVQSKLDQPLAMGYSNAGVVLEVGAGVEGFRIGDRIVSNGYHAEVVCVPKNLCAKIPDTVSDEAAAFTVLGAIALQGIRLAQPSLGEAFVVTGLGLIGLITVQLLRAQGCRVLGIDFDRHKLNLAEQFGAETVDLSCGEDAVAAAIAFSRGRGVDGVLITASTQSNEPIHQAAQMCRKRGRIVLVGVVGLELSRADFYEKELSFQVSCSYGPGRYDPAYEESGQDYPLGFVRWTEQRNFEAVLDLLAAGKLDIAPLISHRFPLDQAPAAYQLLGSNEPSLGILLQYPDFEYQLADNLLNPSIQLGTVEGNEQKFRPILPPYQGGIEGGQGGEKRQNQAVLGCIGAGNYASRVLIPAFKTTGVPIKAVATSGGTSGVYVGRKFGIQQATTDTASLFTDSEINTLVIATRHDTHAKFVCQALNAGKHVFVEKPLAITCEQLNEIKSTYTSISNSGTAPVLMVGFNRRFAPQIQQIKTLLTPFKEPKAMIMTVNAGVIPAEHWTQDIAIGGGRIIGEACHFIDLLRFLADSPIVSVQTTSLRKYPPQSPLPKGGQEAIAIREDKVSFTLTFADGSFGSVHYLANGHKSFPKERLEVFCAGNILQLNNFRKLRSYGFSGFKTMNLWRQDKGNTACAAAFVKAIQSGEASPIPFEELVEVTRVSFEIAEAARH; encoded by the coding sequence GTGAAACAGATTCTTCAGTCACTTAGCACGGGTAGTACCGAGGTTGTAGATGTTCCCTGTCCGAAGGTGAAATTCGGTCATCTACTCATCGGTACCCGAACTAGCTTAGTCTCGGCGGGAACCGAACGGATGCTGGTGGAATTCGGCAAAGCGAATCTCCTCGATAAAGCCCGCCAACAACCGGAAAAAGTCCGTATGGTGTTGGACAAAATTAAGACGGACGGACTCATCCCGACACTGGAAGCGGTTCAAAGCAAACTTGACCAACCGTTGGCAATGGGTTACTCCAATGCTGGAGTGGTGTTAGAGGTTGGGGCGGGAGTAGAAGGGTTTAGAATTGGCGATCGCATTGTCTCTAACGGGTATCACGCCGAAGTTGTCTGCGTGCCGAAAAACCTCTGTGCCAAGATTCCTGATACCGTAAGTGATGAAGCCGCCGCCTTTACCGTCCTGGGTGCGATCGCTCTTCAAGGCATCCGTCTCGCCCAACCTAGTTTAGGCGAAGCGTTCGTCGTTACCGGACTTGGTTTAATAGGTTTAATAACCGTCCAATTACTACGTGCCCAAGGTTGCCGCGTTTTAGGGATAGACTTCGATCGCCACAAGCTTAACCTAGCTGAACAATTTGGGGCGGAAACCGTAGATCTTTCCTGTGGGGAAGATGCGGTTGCTGCTGCGATCGCATTTTCTCGTGGACGAGGGGTAGATGGTGTCTTGATTACCGCCTCTACCCAAAGTAACGAACCCATTCACCAAGCCGCCCAAATGTGCCGCAAACGGGGTCGGATTGTTTTAGTGGGTGTTGTGGGTTTAGAACTTTCCAGGGCAGATTTTTACGAAAAAGAACTCTCCTTTCAAGTTTCCTGTTCTTATGGCCCAGGTCGCTACGATCCAGCTTACGAGGAAAGCGGACAAGACTACCCCCTCGGCTTTGTTCGTTGGACAGAACAACGGAACTTTGAAGCCGTTCTTGATCTGCTGGCTGCTGGCAAATTAGACATAGCGCCTCTTATCTCTCATCGCTTTCCCCTCGACCAAGCACCTGCCGCGTACCAACTCTTAGGTAGCAATGAACCTTCTCTCGGCATCCTGCTGCAATATCCGGATTTTGAGTACCAATTAGCTGATAACCTGCTGAACCCAAGCATTCAGCTTGGAACTGTAGAAGGAAACGAACAAAAGTTTCGACCTATCCTCCCCCCTTACCAAGGGGGGATAGAGGGGGGTCAAGGGGGAGAGAAAAGACAAAATCAAGCCGTCCTGGGCTGCATTGGTGCAGGGAATTACGCCAGCCGAGTTTTAATCCCAGCCTTTAAAACCACCGGAGTTCCGATTAAAGCTGTTGCTACCAGTGGGGGGACGAGTGGCGTTTATGTCGGTCGCAAATTTGGCATTCAGCAGGCAACAACGGATACAGCCAGTTTATTCACTGACTCCGAAATCAACACTTTAGTGATTGCCACTCGCCACGACACTCACGCGAAGTTCGTCTGCCAAGCACTCAACGCTGGGAAACATGTTTTTGTCGAAAAACCCTTGGCGATTACCTGTGAGCAACTTAATGAAATCAAGTCAACCTATACCTCTATCTCGAATTCTGGTACCGCCCCTGTGCTGATGGTCGGTTTTAATCGTCGCTTTGCCCCCCAAATTCAGCAAATCAAAACCCTTCTTACCCCTTTCAAAGAACCCAAGGCAATGATCATGACGGTTAATGCCGGGGTAATTCCAGCCGAACACTGGACACAGGACATCGCGATTGGGGGTGGGCGAATTATTGGGGAAGCGTGTCACTTTATCGACTTGCTGAGATTTCTCGCAGATTCTCCAATTGTGTCGGTTCAAACCACAAGTTTGAGGAAATACCCTCCCCAATCTCCCTTACCTAAAGGAGGGCAAGAAGCGATCGCAATTCGCGAGGATAAAGTCAGTTTTACCCTCACTTTTGCCGATGGTTCCTTTGGCAGCGTTCACTACTTAGCCAACGGACACAAATCCTTTCCTAAAGAGCGATTAGAAGTTTTCTGTGCCGGCAATATCCTTCAGTTGAATAACTTCCGCAAGTTAAGAAGTTACGGCTTCTCTGGATTTAAAACCATGAACTTATGGCGACAGGATAAGGGCAATACTGCCTGTGCCGCCGCTTTTGTCAAGGCTATTCAGTCGGGTGAAGCATCTCCCATTCCGTTTGAGGAGTTAGTTGAGGTGACTCGCGTCAGCTTCGAGATTGCGGAGGCAGCGAGACATTGA
- a CDS encoding class I SAM-dependent methyltransferase: MELNAHKLEIQKQWDKDPCGASTATDKIPETLEFYQAVREHRYKVYAPWFDSVVHFEEWRDKDILEIGVGLGSDHFRFAQGGNRMTALDLSQEHLRQTTRHLKLEGLSTTPIYGDAEQMPFEDESFDLVYAFGVLHHTPNTEAAIREIYRVLRPEGTAIIGLYHRYSYFMLWVLIWKGLILGGLWRKGWRQLLSEIEYRRDLDSAMPLVKVYSRRQAKTLFSQFSRVEVTRCHVSLGRFQDLSPVPRSVIERILGWCGWYLMIKADKKFS; encoded by the coding sequence ATGGAATTAAATGCACATAAGTTAGAAATCCAAAAACAGTGGGACAAAGACCCCTGCGGGGCGAGTACAGCGACCGATAAAATTCCGGAAACCTTGGAATTCTATCAAGCGGTGCGAGAGCATCGCTACAAAGTGTATGCACCTTGGTTTGACTCAGTGGTGCATTTTGAGGAATGGCGGGACAAGGATATTTTAGAAATTGGTGTGGGGTTGGGTAGCGACCACTTCCGCTTTGCTCAAGGTGGCAACCGCATGACAGCATTAGATTTAAGTCAGGAACACTTGAGGCAAACAACCCGACATCTGAAACTAGAAGGGCTGAGTACTACTCCAATTTATGGTGATGCTGAGCAGATGCCCTTCGAGGACGAGAGTTTTGATCTAGTCTATGCGTTTGGGGTACTTCATCATACGCCGAATACAGAGGCGGCTATTCGGGAAATCTACCGGGTGTTACGACCTGAAGGGACTGCAATCATTGGGCTGTATCATCGGTATTCTTATTTTATGTTGTGGGTACTGATATGGAAAGGCTTAATCTTGGGTGGGTTATGGCGCAAGGGATGGCGGCAACTTTTGTCAGAAATCGAATATCGCCGTGATTTGGATTCGGCGATGCCTTTGGTCAAGGTTTACAGTCGCAGGCAGGCGAAAACATTATTCTCTCAATTTTCTAGGGTAGAAGTTACAAGGTGTCATGTAAGCCTGGGACGTTTTCAGGATTTGTCGCCAGTGCCTCGTTCTGTAATAGAGCGTATTTTGGGTTGGTGTGGTTGGTATCTAATGATTAAAGCTGATAAAAAATTCTCCTGA
- the asnB gene encoding asparagine synthase (glutamine-hydrolyzing), protein MCGIVGALTFKHSTFTVTEPYLTRMRDTMFHRGPDGAGIWIAQNGQVGLGHRRLSIIDLSQAAAQPMCNEDGTLWVTFNGEIYNHAEIRTELEQIGGHRWKTDHSDTEVILHAFEQWGIDCLHKFRGMFAIALWDTQSRELWLIRDRIGIKPLYYSIHNGRITFASEIKALLQDPDQKRAVCEEAFYHYLSFLTTPAPQTLFEGIKKLPGGCWLRVTEDGQIREHRYWDVWDYTTPLVGVSEDEIASRILAELRTAVKLRKVSDVPVGVFLSGGIDSSTNAALFSEGEGGNVKTFTIGYKGEYQTYQNELHYAQTMAKEVGAEYHECLLTIDDLIDFLPQMVHLQDEPIADPVCVPVYYVSKLARDNGVIVCQVGEGADELFWGYPSWKILLQLQRYNALPLPQIFKKLGLLGLQLAGKSQTLYYELLRRGATNQPVFWSGAEAFTEAQKQAILSPRLRQKFAHLTSWEILKPIYQRFETKAWEKSHLNWMTYVDLNLRLPELLLMRVDKMSMGVSLEGRVPFLDHKVVELAMSIPEAIKTKNDTLKYILKKSVRGLIPDELIDRKKQGFGVPVYEWFFDKLGEQARQELNDFCSQTDFLDKVEVNRLIAQNRGAQFWYLLNFALWWKQYIR, encoded by the coding sequence ATGTGCGGGATTGTTGGCGCACTGACGTTTAAACATAGCACCTTCACCGTTACTGAGCCATACCTGACTCGGATGCGGGATACCATGTTCCACCGGGGGCCAGATGGTGCCGGGATTTGGATTGCTCAAAACGGGCAAGTAGGACTAGGTCATCGTCGTCTATCAATTATCGACCTATCCCAAGCGGCTGCCCAGCCTATGTGCAATGAGGATGGCACTCTCTGGGTTACTTTCAACGGTGAAATCTACAATCATGCCGAGATTCGCACTGAGTTAGAACAAATCGGCGGACATCGCTGGAAAACTGACCACTCAGATACTGAGGTGATTCTCCATGCGTTTGAGCAATGGGGGATTGACTGTTTGCACAAATTCCGGGGGATGTTCGCGATCGCACTGTGGGATACTCAATCACGGGAATTATGGTTGATTCGCGATCGCATCGGTATCAAACCCCTCTATTACAGCATCCATAACGGTCGCATCACCTTTGCCTCAGAAATCAAAGCTCTTTTGCAAGACCCCGACCAAAAACGTGCCGTTTGCGAAGAAGCCTTTTACCACTACCTCTCCTTCCTCACCACACCCGCGCCCCAAACCCTTTTTGAGGGTATCAAAAAATTACCGGGTGGTTGTTGGCTACGAGTCACAGAAGATGGACAAATCCGTGAACATCGCTACTGGGACGTCTGGGACTACACCACACCATTGGTAGGTGTTTCTGAAGACGAAATTGCCTCCCGAATTCTCGCCGAACTACGAACAGCCGTGAAACTGCGTAAAGTCAGCGACGTTCCCGTAGGAGTCTTTCTCTCTGGTGGCATCGACTCCAGCACGAATGCCGCCTTATTTTCCGAAGGCGAAGGGGGAAACGTCAAAACCTTTACTATTGGTTACAAGGGCGAGTATCAGACCTACCAAAATGAGTTACATTACGCCCAGACAATGGCCAAGGAAGTTGGAGCAGAATACCACGAGTGTCTGCTCACCATCGATGACTTAATCGACTTTCTTCCCCAAATGGTACACCTCCAGGATGAACCCATTGCCGACCCTGTTTGTGTACCGGTTTACTACGTCTCCAAGCTGGCAAGAGATAATGGCGTCATTGTCTGCCAAGTCGGAGAGGGAGCGGATGAATTATTCTGGGGTTACCCCAGTTGGAAAATTCTCCTTCAGCTTCAACGCTACAATGCCCTGCCATTGCCCCAAATCTTCAAAAAACTCGGTCTTTTGGGTCTTCAGCTTGCAGGGAAAAGTCAAACACTTTACTACGAACTCCTGCGTCGGGGAGCTACAAATCAGCCTGTATTCTGGAGTGGAGCAGAAGCGTTTACTGAAGCTCAAAAGCAAGCTATCCTATCGCCCCGCTTGCGCCAAAAATTTGCTCACCTCACCTCTTGGGAGATACTAAAACCGATTTACCAGCGTTTTGAAACCAAAGCATGGGAAAAATCGCACCTGAATTGGATGACTTATGTCGATCTCAACCTGCGCCTTCCCGAACTTTTACTAATGCGAGTTGACAAAATGAGCATGGGAGTCAGCTTAGAAGGGCGAGTTCCTTTCCTCGACCACAAAGTTGTCGAGCTAGCGATGAGCATTCCAGAAGCCATCAAAACTAAAAACGACACATTAAAGTACATTCTTAAAAAATCAGTGCGTGGCTTAATTCCAGATGAGCTCATTGACCGCAAAAAACAAGGGTTTGGAGTTCCTGTGTATGAATGGTTCTTCGATAAGTTGGGTGAACAGGCGCGTCAAGAACTGAACGACTTTTGCTCTCAGACCGATTTTTTAGATAAAGTCGAGGTAAATCGCTTGATTGCTCAGAACCGAGGAGCCCAATTCTGGTACTTGCTGAATTTCGCTCTGTGGTGGAAGCAATACATCAGATGA
- a CDS encoding transglutaminase domain-containing protein, whose product MKQAKTDWEGAIILRDHVYSRNKIFLPIAEVPVPLTVEKYKAIVSGQSPQICTGMSLAYIGLLQAFDIPARLVSLANNEAVNRTQSPKNSAAKIPDTHSTVEVFLDKRWVLQDPSFNTQWELDGKPLGALELRQAYLSKKNPISTTNGRPVLPRRSLQEFYIPYQDVLAYVEISEIEILNPKNAGSFKVVVTMPPGPTWRHAVQSSPLAPSLNNEKETRVRDWDLSEHLPMGWETLPNAKVWNNSQEKGIGVKTDASNSGYQLWSVPESLPGGDYQVRVKGDVLDGGLYIGVLDTTTQQFISTAYYWSGQRNCPRNADKDDCFKKSDMMAKFSLKETKPIKIILANWSYEMQSSTWNVKNVAIAKNQTVSSKP is encoded by the coding sequence ATGAAGCAGGCAAAGACAGACTGGGAGGGTGCCATTATCCTCCGAGACCACGTCTACTCACGGAATAAAATATTTCTCCCGATCGCAGAAGTACCTGTTCCATTAACGGTTGAAAAGTACAAAGCGATCGTTTCCGGTCAATCTCCTCAGATATGTACAGGAATGTCCTTAGCTTACATTGGTTTGCTTCAGGCGTTTGATATTCCAGCACGTTTAGTTAGCCTTGCCAATAACGAAGCCGTTAACCGCACCCAGTCTCCAAAAAATTCTGCGGCAAAAATTCCAGACACGCATTCGACCGTTGAGGTATTTTTAGACAAGCGCTGGGTATTGCAAGACCCATCCTTTAACACTCAATGGGAATTGGATGGTAAACCACTGGGGGCTTTGGAGTTACGTCAGGCTTACTTATCCAAGAAAAACCCAATTTCTACAACTAACGGTCGCCCAGTTTTGCCCCGTCGTTCGCTTCAAGAGTTTTACATTCCCTACCAAGATGTACTGGCTTATGTGGAGATTAGTGAAATTGAGATATTAAATCCCAAAAATGCCGGTAGCTTTAAAGTTGTTGTGACAATGCCACCCGGCCCGACATGGCGTCATGCCGTCCAATCATCACCCTTAGCACCCTCTTTAAACAATGAGAAAGAAACTAGAGTGCGTGATTGGGATTTGAGCGAGCATTTACCGATGGGTTGGGAGACTTTACCCAATGCGAAGGTATGGAATAATTCCCAGGAAAAGGGCATTGGGGTAAAAACAGATGCATCCAATAGTGGTTACCAACTCTGGTCAGTCCCCGAATCTTTACCGGGGGGTGACTACCAAGTTAGAGTAAAAGGTGACGTACTCGATGGCGGCTTGTATATTGGTGTATTGGATACAACAACCCAGCAGTTTATTAGTACAGCTTACTACTGGTCAGGCCAGCGCAATTGCCCAAGGAATGCCGACAAAGACGATTGCTTTAAAAAATCAGATATGATGGCTAAGTTCAGCCTCAAGGAAACAAAGCCAATAAAAATTATTTTGGCAAATTGGTCGTATGAAATGCAGTCTTCTACCTGGAACGTGAAGAACGTTGCGATCGCCAAAAATCAAACTGTTAGTTCAAAGCCATGA
- a CDS encoding heparinase II/III family protein: protein MSRDWIGMLKRGLQKPPKVIAQRLYSELTAEADRFLSPIRAKRFNGRLLLKATEEDNLDAYWHYLSQRPFVAHTSFLNAADYEQLCPGDYDRILNAAHCALLHQVDLLGSGLIALGSKIDWHKDYKTDISWSSAYIRSIEYANLDRPSDVKIPWEISRLQWLIPVGQAYLLTGDERYAVAVREVLEDWITSNPYAHSVNWVCTMEVALRILSWTWFFHVFHHSNAWADTGFRDRFLRTLFLHGEFTERHLERSDINGNHYTADAAGLVFAGLFFGKGAAPERWQKLGWDILSEELPRQVFPDGVDFEASVPYHRLVLELFLLPALYREACGLEVNSAYKERVIAMAHFTEAYSRPGESVPLWGDADDARALPFGGQPINDHRYLLGLVGLAWTVPELCQGFAGSCSEIFWLLGSTAAASLTHVEKPLAPRSIAFPDGGFYVMRNGCDRPKGTDKGDRIFIDCGPLGLAGRGGHGHNDCLAFDAVLNGVHLISDCGAYLYTASYLERNNFRSTAYHNTPQVDGEEINRFIRPDYLWNLQNDALPEVRRWETDVQQDIFCGSHSGYQRLAQPVRPVRTIILNHILHALVVQDAFEGTGEHRIDIPLHLAPEVVVQEVATGQLRLRVCDQDFILVWGKAEDWQLEVGMGRISPSYGVVKSAPRLAWRRNGSLETSLIIGLIPADNLPSNSIEWVYNLLDKNGIKCT from the coding sequence ATGAGTCGCGACTGGATCGGGATGTTGAAGCGTGGCTTACAAAAGCCCCCAAAGGTTATCGCGCAGCGTCTATACAGCGAGTTAACGGCTGAAGCTGACCGATTTCTCTCACCAATTCGTGCTAAACGTTTTAATGGGCGGCTACTGCTTAAGGCTACTGAAGAGGACAACCTGGATGCCTATTGGCACTATTTGAGCCAGCGTCCATTTGTTGCTCATACATCTTTCTTGAACGCGGCGGACTATGAGCAGTTGTGTCCTGGCGATTACGATCGCATTCTCAACGCCGCTCATTGTGCGTTATTACATCAGGTTGATTTACTGGGTTCTGGGCTGATTGCACTCGGCAGCAAGATTGATTGGCATAAAGACTATAAAACCGATATATCTTGGTCATCGGCTTATATCCGTAGTATTGAATACGCTAATCTAGACCGCCCCAGCGATGTGAAAATTCCTTGGGAAATTTCGCGTTTACAGTGGCTCATACCAGTGGGACAAGCATACCTCCTAACAGGAGATGAGCGCTATGCGGTTGCGGTTCGAGAGGTATTAGAGGATTGGATCACGAGCAATCCCTATGCCCATAGTGTGAATTGGGTTTGCACGATGGAAGTGGCGCTGCGTATCCTGAGTTGGACGTGGTTTTTTCATGTCTTTCATCACAGCAATGCGTGGGCTGATACTGGATTTCGCGATCGCTTTTTACGTACTCTGTTTCTACATGGAGAATTTACCGAGCGTCATCTGGAACGTTCGGACATTAATGGGAATCATTACACTGCCGATGCCGCAGGTTTAGTGTTTGCGGGTTTATTTTTTGGTAAGGGTGCTGCCCCAGAGCGTTGGCAAAAGCTGGGTTGGGATATTTTAAGTGAAGAACTCCCCCGCCAGGTTTTCCCCGATGGTGTTGATTTTGAAGCATCCGTGCCCTATCACCGCTTGGTACTGGAGTTATTTCTGCTTCCGGCACTGTATCGGGAAGCCTGTGGTTTAGAGGTCAACAGTGCCTATAAAGAACGAGTGATAGCGATGGCACACTTCACTGAGGCTTATTCTCGACCCGGTGAGAGCGTTCCTTTGTGGGGTGATGCAGATGATGCTAGAGCGTTGCCGTTTGGCGGACAGCCGATTAACGACCATCGATATTTGCTCGGTTTAGTTGGGCTGGCGTGGACTGTTCCCGAATTGTGCCAAGGCTTTGCAGGCTCTTGTAGTGAGATTTTTTGGCTGTTGGGGTCTACTGCTGCTGCTTCGCTCACCCATGTTGAAAAACCATTAGCGCCTCGCTCAATCGCCTTTCCCGATGGCGGTTTTTACGTGATGCGGAACGGATGCGATCGCCCAAAGGGCACCGACAAAGGCGATCGCATCTTTATTGATTGTGGCCCATTAGGGTTGGCAGGGCGAGGCGGGCATGGTCACAATGACTGCTTGGCGTTTGATGCGGTTTTAAACGGCGTGCACCTGATTTCCGATTGTGGCGCTTACCTCTATACGGCGTCTTACCTAGAGCGCAACAATTTTCGCTCAACCGCTTATCACAACACGCCACAGGTGGATGGCGAGGAAATTAATCGTTTTATTCGTCCCGATTATCTGTGGAATCTCCAGAATGATGCCCTACCGGAAGTCCGACGCTGGGAAACCGATGTTCAACAAGACATTTTTTGTGGCTCCCATAGCGGTTATCAACGATTAGCCCAACCTGTAAGACCCGTGCGGACTATTATCTTAAACCACATCCTCCATGCTTTAGTTGTACAAGATGCGTTTGAAGGAACGGGGGAGCATCGAATCGATATCCCCTTACACTTAGCTCCTGAGGTGGTGGTGCAGGAAGTGGCAACTGGGCAGCTAAGGTTGCGAGTGTGCGACCAAGACTTTATTCTGGTTTGGGGTAAGGCTGAGGACTGGCAACTAGAAGTGGGCATGGGTCGTATCTCCCCCAGCTACGGTGTTGTAAAATCAGCGCCGCGTTTGGCTTGGCGGCGCAACGGTTCCTTAGAAACTTCGTTGATAATCGGCTTGATACCAGCAGATAACCTGCCCTCAAATTCAATTGAGTGGGTCTACAACCTGCTTGACAAAAATGGAATTAAATGCACATAA
- a CDS encoding class I SAM-dependent methyltransferase — protein sequence MPIINSDKKAVHEFWEAAACGENLYLKSQDKDDYHQQIKQRYELEPFILKFAEFDRYKGKDVLEIGIGLGADHQKLAEAGAILYGIDLTQRAIAHTRRRFDLLGLTSTLQVADAENLPFEDGMFDLVYSWGVLHHTPDTVKAIDEVLRVLKPGGVAKLMIYHKYSFVGYMLWLRYALLGFKPLTSLNEIYGKYLESPGTKAYSVSEAHQLLSKFQSVEIQTILTHGDLLTSSAGQRHQGWMLTVARSLWPRWIIRTFFPNQGLFMLIKATK from the coding sequence ATGCCAATCATTAATTCAGATAAAAAAGCTGTCCACGAATTTTGGGAAGCAGCGGCTTGTGGTGAAAATCTGTATTTGAAATCCCAGGATAAAGATGATTATCACCAGCAAATTAAACAGCGATATGAACTAGAACCTTTTATCTTAAAGTTTGCTGAATTTGACCGATACAAAGGCAAAGATGTTTTGGAAATAGGGATAGGCTTAGGGGCTGACCATCAAAAGTTGGCTGAAGCGGGTGCCATTCTCTACGGAATTGATTTGACTCAACGGGCGATCGCACATACTCGTCGCAGGTTTGACCTACTGGGGTTGACATCAACATTACAGGTAGCCGATGCAGAGAACCTACCTTTTGAGGATGGAATGTTTGATTTAGTTTATTCCTGGGGCGTCCTGCATCACACGCCTGATACAGTCAAAGCTATAGATGAAGTGCTTAGAGTTTTAAAACCTGGAGGGGTGGCAAAACTCATGATTTACCATAAATACAGTTTTGTGGGTTACATGCTGTGGCTTAGATATGCGCTTTTGGGGTTCAAGCCCTTGACCTCTTTGAACGAAATTTATGGAAAATATTTAGAGAGTCCGGGAACGAAAGCTTATTCTGTGAGTGAAGCTCATCAACTGCTGAGCAAGTTTCAGTCGGTGGAGATTCAAACAATTCTTACTCACGGTGACCTTTTGACCTCATCAGCAGGTCAACGTCATCAGGGTTGGATGCTCACGGTGGCGCGATCGCTATGGCCAAGGTGGATCATCCGCACTTTTTTTCCCAATCAGGGGCTGTTTATGCTAATTAAAGCGACAAAGTAA